The Sphingobacterium bambusae genome includes a window with the following:
- the uvrA gene encoding excinuclease ABC subunit UvrA has translation MSNKSEQNAKSYIQIKGARVNNLKNIDVNIPKNKLIVITGMSGSGKSSLAFDTLYAEGQRRYVESLSSYARQFMGRMNKPEVDYIKGIAPAIAIEQRVITSNPRSTVGTSTEIYDYLKLLYARIGKTISPVSGQEVTKDTVSSIIDELMGYPEDTTITIFATLYPVNKRKLKEELSLLLQKGFVRILFEDKIQKIESIIDDKEVKNRDFKPDELQIVVDRVRLDKQDDTYSRIADSLQTAFFEGKGECYIDIDGVKKHYSDRFELDGITFEEPTPNFFSFNNPYGACKRCEGYGKVIGIDADLVVPDKSKSVYDGAIAPWRGEKMGEWLDRLVRNALKFDFPIHRSYGDLTKAQQELLWTGNKYFSGLNQFFEELEAQTYKIQYRVMLSRYRGKTDCPECKGSRLRKDATYVKVAGRSITDIVLLPLDEALQFFTTLSLTKNEQTIAKRLLAEIVNRLQFLCDVGLSYLTLNRLSNSLSGGESQRINLATSLGSSLVGSIYVLDEPSIGLHPRDTQRLSGVLKSLRDVGNTVIVVEHEQEMMEAADYLVDIGPEAGINGGNLVFAGTYDEILTDKQSLTGRYLNGELRIATPAKRRKWSDSIVVKGARENNLQGVNVAFPLNVFTVVTGVSGSGKTSLVKRILYPALQKAIGNYSGEQTGIFDALEGDIERVEQIEMIDQNPIGRSSRSNPVTYVKGWDEVRAVYSALPAAKAAGLKPAAFSFNVEGGRCDVCQGDGEVKIEMQFMADIVLPCEACGGKRFKQHVLDVTYKEKSVSDVLDLSVDEAIVFFDDQPKILAKIKPLQDVGLGYVKLGQPSSTLSGGEAQRIKLASFLIKGNNSKKTLFIFDEPTTGLHFHDIQKLIRAFDALIALGNSILVIEHNMEMIKTADWVIDIGPEGGNKGGKVVFEGTPEGLAACNESYTGKFLKNHLL, from the coding sequence ATGTCAAATAAATCGGAACAAAACGCAAAATCCTATATCCAAATAAAGGGGGCGCGGGTCAACAACCTGAAAAATATCGATGTCAACATTCCAAAAAATAAGCTGATCGTTATTACGGGCATGTCGGGTTCGGGCAAGTCATCTCTTGCTTTCGACACGCTTTATGCGGAAGGTCAACGCCGATATGTCGAGAGTTTGTCCTCTTACGCTCGGCAATTTATGGGACGTATGAACAAACCTGAGGTAGATTACATCAAAGGTATTGCTCCGGCTATTGCCATCGAGCAACGGGTGATCACTTCTAATCCGCGTTCTACAGTAGGAACCTCCACGGAGATTTATGACTACCTGAAGCTGCTTTATGCACGTATCGGCAAAACGATTTCACCGGTCTCGGGGCAAGAGGTGACAAAAGATACCGTGTCCTCTATTATCGATGAACTGATGGGCTACCCCGAGGATACCACCATCACCATCTTTGCGACTTTGTATCCTGTTAACAAGCGGAAATTAAAAGAAGAACTTTCGTTGTTGTTACAGAAAGGCTTCGTCCGAATCCTCTTTGAGGATAAAATACAAAAGATCGAAAGCATCATCGACGATAAAGAAGTCAAAAACCGCGATTTTAAGCCCGATGAGCTACAGATCGTTGTTGATCGCGTACGATTAGATAAACAAGACGATACCTATAGCCGCATTGCGGACTCGCTACAAACCGCTTTTTTTGAGGGCAAGGGAGAATGTTACATCGATATCGATGGCGTAAAAAAGCACTACTCCGATCGGTTTGAGCTGGATGGCATCACCTTCGAGGAACCAACACCTAATTTTTTCAGCTTCAATAATCCCTATGGCGCCTGTAAGCGTTGCGAAGGCTACGGCAAAGTGATTGGCATTGATGCAGACCTAGTCGTTCCAGACAAAAGTAAATCCGTGTATGATGGGGCTATTGCACCATGGCGTGGCGAGAAAATGGGCGAATGGCTGGATCGCTTGGTGCGTAACGCATTGAAATTCGATTTCCCAATCCATCGCTCCTACGGTGACCTCACGAAGGCGCAACAGGAATTGTTGTGGACCGGTAATAAATATTTTTCTGGGCTGAACCAATTTTTTGAAGAACTTGAGGCGCAGACCTATAAGATACAGTATCGCGTGATGCTTTCGCGCTACCGTGGTAAAACAGACTGTCCGGAATGTAAAGGGTCGCGTCTACGAAAAGATGCTACCTACGTCAAAGTGGCTGGAAGATCCATCACGGATATCGTTCTGCTTCCCTTGGATGAAGCATTGCAGTTTTTCACCACCCTGTCGCTTACGAAAAACGAACAAACTATCGCAAAACGCCTACTGGCAGAAATCGTAAACAGACTACAATTCTTGTGCGATGTAGGATTAAGCTACCTAACACTCAACCGACTCAGCAACAGCCTTTCTGGCGGCGAGTCGCAGCGTATAAATTTGGCGACGTCATTGGGCAGTTCTCTGGTCGGATCCATTTACGTGCTGGATGAGCCCAGCATCGGTCTCCATCCGCGCGACACCCAACGTCTAAGCGGTGTTTTAAAATCACTACGTGATGTCGGCAATACCGTAATCGTGGTCGAGCACGAGCAAGAAATGATGGAAGCAGCGGACTATTTAGTAGATATTGGTCCAGAAGCAGGCATCAACGGCGGTAACTTGGTATTTGCAGGCACCTATGACGAGATCTTGACCGACAAGCAGAGCCTAACAGGCCGCTACCTGAACGGCGAACTCCGCATCGCCACACCGGCAAAACGCCGGAAATGGAGCGATTCCATTGTGGTTAAAGGTGCTCGGGAAAACAACCTACAAGGCGTTAACGTTGCTTTTCCTTTGAATGTGTTTACGGTCGTAACCGGCGTCTCTGGCTCGGGAAAAACATCGTTAGTCAAACGTATACTTTATCCGGCCTTGCAAAAGGCCATTGGCAACTATTCCGGCGAGCAAACAGGGATATTTGATGCCCTCGAGGGCGATATAGAACGTGTCGAGCAGATTGAAATGATCGACCAAAATCCTATAGGACGCTCATCGCGTTCCAACCCGGTAACCTATGTGAAAGGCTGGGATGAGGTACGCGCCGTTTATTCGGCTCTTCCAGCGGCAAAGGCGGCAGGCCTCAAGCCGGCGGCTTTTTCGTTCAACGTGGAAGGCGGTCGCTGTGACGTTTGTCAGGGAGATGGTGAGGTGAAAATCGAGATGCAATTTATGGCCGACATCGTATTGCCCTGCGAAGCCTGCGGCGGTAAGCGGTTCAAGCAGCATGTGCTGGATGTAACCTATAAAGAAAAATCAGTTTCTGATGTGCTGGATTTAAGTGTAGATGAGGCTATTGTTTTTTTTGATGACCAACCAAAGATCTTGGCGAAGATAAAACCTTTACAAGATGTTGGCCTCGGCTACGTGAAACTTGGCCAACCGTCAAGCACACTTTCTGGAGGAGAAGCACAGCGCATTAAATTGGCCTCATTTCTGATAAAAGGAAATAACAGCAAAAAGACCTTATTTAT